The following proteins are co-located in the Streptomyces bottropensis ATCC 25435 genome:
- the pstS gene encoding phosphate ABC transporter substrate-binding protein PstS → MKLQRKNRLRALSLGAVALTGVLTLSACGSDDTSGGASGSGDSSAPAAGNIDCGDAKGQLLADGSSAQKNAIDAWVKQYQSACKDVVINYKGSGSGAGITAFTQGQVAFAGSDSALKPEEVTASKKVCTDGQGIDLPMVGGPIAVGYNVPGVENLILDAKTLALIFDSKITNWNDKAIKALNPDAELPDLKIQAFHRSDESGTTDNFTKYLIAAAPDSWKYEGGKAWQAKGGQSAQGSSGVAQGVKETKGAISYMELSYAKDGISTVDVKTEAAEPVKATVENATKAISEAQVVGTGKDLALKLNYKPTAEGAYPITLVTYEIVCDKGNKADTLPATKSFLTYVASEDGQALLSEAGYAPMPEEIITKVRTTISELS, encoded by the coding sequence GTGAAGCTTCAGCGCAAGAACCGGCTGCGCGCCCTTTCTCTCGGTGCTGTCGCCCTCACCGGCGTCCTGACCCTCTCGGCTTGCGGGTCCGACGACACCAGTGGCGGCGCGAGCGGCAGTGGCGACAGCTCGGCGCCCGCCGCCGGCAACATCGACTGCGGCGACGCCAAGGGTCAGCTGCTGGCCGACGGCTCCTCCGCGCAGAAGAACGCGATCGACGCCTGGGTGAAGCAGTACCAGAGCGCCTGCAAGGACGTCGTGATCAACTACAAGGGCAGCGGCTCGGGCGCGGGCATCACCGCGTTCACCCAGGGCCAGGTCGCCTTCGCGGGCTCCGACTCGGCGCTGAAGCCGGAAGAGGTCACGGCCTCCAAGAAGGTCTGCACCGACGGCCAGGGCATCGACCTGCCGATGGTCGGCGGTCCGATCGCCGTCGGTTACAACGTCCCGGGTGTCGAGAACCTGATCCTGGACGCCAAGACCCTCGCCCTGATCTTCGACAGCAAGATCACCAACTGGAACGACAAGGCCATCAAGGCGCTCAACCCCGACGCCGAGCTGCCCGACCTCAAGATCCAGGCCTTCCACCGCTCGGACGAGTCCGGCACCACGGACAACTTCACCAAGTACCTGATCGCCGCGGCCCCCGACAGCTGGAAGTACGAGGGCGGCAAGGCCTGGCAGGCCAAGGGCGGCCAGTCCGCGCAGGGCTCCTCCGGTGTCGCGCAGGGCGTGAAGGAGACCAAGGGCGCGATCTCCTACATGGAGCTCTCCTACGCCAAGGACGGCATCAGCACGGTCGACGTCAAGACCGAGGCCGCCGAGCCGGTCAAGGCGACCGTCGAGAACGCCACCAAGGCCATCTCCGAGGCCCAGGTCGTCGGCACGGGCAAGGACCTCGCGCTGAAGCTGAACTACAAGCCCACCGCCGAGGGCGCCTACCCGATCACCCTCGTCACCTACGAGATCGTCTGTGACAAGGGCAACAAGGCGGACACCCTGCCCGCCACGAAGTCCTTCCTCACCTACGTCGCGTCCGAGGACGGCCAGGCGCTGCTCTCCGAGGCCGGGTACGCCCCGATGCCCGAGGAGATCATCACCAAGGTCCGTACGACCATCTCGGAACTGAGCTGA
- a CDS encoding FAD-binding oxidoreductase, protein MERRMFIGGAAALTTLTASACTGTGPGPASRATDTSLRTTTTTGTGIASRASAANWAALARDLDGPLVRPGDKAWSTARQLYNTRFDTLKPTAVAYVAHADDIRTTLAYARAHDIKVSIRNGGHSYAGWSSGNGRLVVDVSKLNKVRTSGAEAVVGAGSKLIDVYRALAAKGVTIPAGSCPTVGVSGLTLGGGHGVASRAYGLTCDSLTQATLITADGKQLTANATTNKDLFWALRGAGNGNFGVVTELRFKTHTAPQGVTAYLTWPWSRAAAVVKAWQEWGPTQADEIWSSCHLENGGGPSVAVAAFSLGTYGDLENALDRLADRVGTPARSVSLRRRSYEDAMEGYAGCGSFSTDAKCHLPGSTPGRSPQGALGRETYAARSDFFDRSISSAGIQTLLTQITGVKGGAGSIALTALGGQVNRVSPTATAFVHRRSRMLAQYLASWKSGASGTTAQSWLTTAHRSMTRHASGAAYQNYTDPTLTDWRKAYYGDAAPRLTTLKKKYDPNRFFTFPQAL, encoded by the coding sequence ATGGAACGACGCATGTTCATCGGCGGCGCGGCCGCGCTCACCACCCTGACGGCCTCGGCCTGCACGGGCACCGGCCCCGGCCCCGCCAGCCGCGCCACGGACACCTCCCTGCGCACGACCACGACCACCGGCACGGGCATCGCGTCCCGGGCCTCCGCCGCCAACTGGGCCGCCCTGGCCCGCGACCTCGACGGCCCCCTCGTCCGCCCCGGCGACAAGGCCTGGTCGACGGCCCGGCAGCTCTACAACACCCGCTTCGACACCCTGAAGCCCACCGCCGTCGCCTACGTCGCCCACGCCGACGACATCCGAACGACCCTCGCCTACGCCAGGGCCCACGACATCAAGGTGTCGATACGCAACGGCGGCCACTCCTACGCGGGCTGGTCCTCCGGCAACGGCCGCCTGGTCGTGGACGTGTCGAAGCTGAACAAGGTCCGCACCTCCGGCGCTGAGGCGGTGGTGGGAGCCGGCTCGAAGCTCATCGACGTCTACCGCGCCCTGGCCGCGAAGGGTGTGACCATCCCCGCCGGCTCCTGCCCGACCGTGGGCGTCTCCGGCCTGACCCTCGGCGGCGGCCACGGCGTGGCCTCCCGCGCCTACGGCCTGACCTGCGACAGCCTCACCCAGGCGACGCTGATCACGGCCGACGGCAAGCAACTGACCGCGAACGCCACCACCAACAAGGACCTCTTCTGGGCCCTACGAGGCGCGGGCAACGGCAACTTCGGCGTGGTCACCGAACTCCGCTTCAAGACCCACACCGCCCCCCAGGGCGTCACCGCCTACCTCACCTGGCCGTGGTCCAGGGCCGCCGCCGTGGTGAAGGCCTGGCAGGAGTGGGGCCCGACGCAGGCCGACGAGATCTGGTCCTCCTGCCACCTGGAGAACGGCGGCGGCCCGTCCGTCGCGGTCGCCGCCTTCTCCCTCGGTACCTACGGCGACCTGGAGAACGCCCTCGACCGCCTCGCCGACCGCGTCGGCACCCCGGCCCGCAGCGTCTCCCTCAGGCGCCGCTCGTACGAGGACGCCATGGAGGGCTACGCGGGCTGCGGCTCCTTCTCCACCGACGCCAAGTGCCACCTGCCCGGCTCGACCCCGGGCCGCTCTCCCCAGGGCGCGCTGGGCCGCGAGACGTACGCGGCGCGCTCGGACTTCTTCGACCGCTCGATCTCCTCGGCGGGCATCCAGACCCTGCTGACCCAGATCACGGGCGTGAAGGGCGGAGCCGGCAGCATCGCCCTGACCGCCCTCGGCGGCCAGGTCAACCGCGTCTCCCCCACGGCCACGGCCTTCGTCCACCGCCGCTCCCGCATGCTGGCCCAGTACCTCGCCTCATGGAAGAGCGGCGCCTCGGGCACGACGGCCCAGTCGTGGCTCACCACGGCCCACAGGTCCATGACCCGCCACGCCTCGGGCGCCGCCTACCAGAACTACACCGACCCCACCCTCACCGACTGGCGGAAGGCCTACTACGGCGACGCGGCCCCCCGCCTGACCACCCTGAAGAAGAAGTACGACCCGAACCGCTTCTTCACGTTCCCGCAGGCCCTGTAG
- a CDS encoding phosphatase PAP2 family protein, with the protein MAGLAAHAAIAADSGSNPDVELLYEINGLAKDAPTWLDRVMEFVGEYGLLVAMVLLIVWCWWGVRKRGGEDAASSVAALLWAPLAAGVAVLVNVPIRGFVERPRPFLDHEGLEVLVSGKTDYSFVSDHATLIMAMAVGLFVANRRFGMVGLVIGLLGGFIRVYMGVHYPTDVIGGFALGTAVVLLLSPLAMALLTPLMKAVERSPRVGWVVRARGRDGGRAVIPGARVGGASAEERDLAA; encoded by the coding sequence ATGGCTGGACTCGCCGCGCATGCCGCAATTGCCGCTGATTCCGGATCGAATCCCGACGTCGAGCTGCTGTACGAGATCAACGGCCTCGCCAAGGACGCGCCGACCTGGCTCGACCGGGTGATGGAGTTCGTGGGTGAGTACGGGCTGCTCGTCGCGATGGTGCTGCTGATCGTGTGGTGCTGGTGGGGCGTGCGGAAGCGGGGCGGGGAGGATGCCGCCTCGTCCGTGGCCGCGTTGCTGTGGGCGCCGCTCGCCGCCGGGGTCGCCGTGCTGGTGAACGTGCCGATACGCGGCTTCGTGGAGCGGCCTCGGCCCTTTCTCGATCATGAGGGGCTGGAGGTGCTGGTCTCCGGCAAGACCGACTACTCGTTCGTGAGCGATCACGCGACGCTGATCATGGCCATGGCGGTGGGGTTGTTCGTCGCCAACCGGAGGTTCGGGATGGTCGGGCTGGTGATCGGGCTGCTGGGCGGGTTCATCCGGGTGTACATGGGGGTGCACTATCCGACCGACGTGATCGGTGGGTTCGCCTTGGGGACCGCTGTCGTGCTGTTGCTGTCGCCGCTTGCCATGGCTCTGCTCACGCCGTTGATGAAGGCGGTGGAGCGGTCGCCTCGGGTGGGGTGGGTTGTGCGGGCTCGGGGGCGGGACGGGGGGCGTGCGGTGATTCCGGGGGCTCGGGTGGGTGGGGCTTCCGCGGAGGAGCGGGATCTGGCTGCCTGA
- a CDS encoding NlpC/P60 family protein — protein MTVRKAWIVVIAAGSVGLSFVLLLVVGVYMVAGNLAGGIGGKSVGLAKGAVPAAYQTLVQKWGNLCDAINPALLAAQLYQESGFNPKAQSPAAAQGIAQFIPGTWATHGLDGDGDGDRDVWDPNDAIPSAASYDCSLAKYVKDVPGDPTANMLASYNAGAYAVIKYGGVPPYKETQNYVKTITTLSESFAAPTSRVDPSEQAAGAIAYAQKKLGTLYLWGGTGTAEQGGRFDCSGLTQAAYKTVGITLPRVANDQYNAGPHPSRDELLPGDLVFFSDDLTNSRAIRHVGIYVGGGYMIDAPRTGAVIRFDPIDTPDYFGATRVTEDGAKALPTAV, from the coding sequence TTGACGGTGCGTAAGGCATGGATCGTGGTGATCGCTGCCGGCAGCGTTGGGCTCAGCTTCGTGTTGTTGCTGGTCGTGGGTGTCTACATGGTCGCCGGGAACCTCGCGGGCGGCATCGGCGGGAAGTCCGTCGGGCTGGCCAAGGGCGCCGTGCCCGCCGCGTATCAGACGCTCGTGCAGAAGTGGGGCAATCTGTGCGACGCCATCAATCCGGCGTTGCTGGCCGCACAGCTGTACCAGGAGAGCGGGTTCAACCCGAAGGCGCAGAGCCCCGCCGCCGCGCAGGGCATCGCGCAGTTCATCCCGGGGACCTGGGCCACGCACGGGCTCGACGGGGACGGGGACGGGGATCGTGACGTCTGGGACCCGAATGACGCGATTCCGTCGGCCGCCTCGTACGACTGCTCGCTCGCGAAGTACGTGAAGGACGTACCCGGTGATCCGACGGCGAACATGCTCGCTTCCTACAACGCGGGGGCGTACGCCGTCATCAAGTACGGGGGAGTGCCGCCGTACAAGGAGACGCAGAACTACGTCAAGACGATCACCACGCTGTCGGAGAGCTTCGCCGCGCCCACGTCGCGGGTCGATCCGAGCGAGCAGGCGGCCGGGGCCATCGCGTACGCGCAGAAGAAGCTCGGGACGCTGTATCTGTGGGGTGGCACCGGCACCGCTGAGCAGGGCGGACGCTTCGACTGCTCGGGGCTGACGCAGGCGGCGTACAAGACCGTGGGGATCACGCTGCCGCGGGTCGCCAACGATCAGTACAACGCCGGCCCGCATCCCTCACGGGATGAGCTGCTGCCCGGGGATCTGGTGTTCTTCTCCGACGACCTCACCAACTCCCGCGCCATTCGGCACGTCGGAATTTATGTCGGGGGCGGATATATGATCGACGCTCCGCGCACGGGGGCCGTCATCCGTTTCGACCCGATTGACACCCCCGACTACTTCGGCGCCACCCGGGTCACCGAAGATGGCGCGAAAGCATTGCCCACAGCGGTCTGA
- a CDS encoding ATP-binding protein — protein sequence MLDAHGLSELTPTAELLAAELLTNAHRHTAQEYGLRVLAIGGRLRVGVGDRDRRVPVGFTEDARPVELDAEGGRGLRLVRACSEDRGVSVLRNLGVSQGGKLLWVDRGAAE from the coding sequence GTGCTCGATGCCCACGGGCTCTCCGAACTCACCCCCACCGCCGAACTGTTGGCTGCAGAGCTGCTCACCAATGCTCATCGGCACACCGCGCAGGAGTACGGCCTGCGGGTGCTGGCGATCGGTGGGAGGCTGCGTGTCGGGGTGGGGGACCGGGACCGGCGGGTGCCGGTGGGGTTCACCGAGGACGCCCGGCCTGTCGAGCTCGACGCCGAGGGTGGGCGGGGGCTGCGGCTCGTACGCGCCTGCTCCGAGGATCGGGGCGTGTCCGTGTTGCGCAACCTCGGTGTCTCGCAGGGTGGGAAGCTGCTGTGGGTCGACCGTGGGGCCGCCGAGTGA